The following are from one region of the Stigmatella ashevillena genome:
- a CDS encoding GPW/gp25 family protein, whose protein sequence is MAAQPEEDGFLGRGWAFPPSFDKRTNAVTLVAGAEDIDQSLRILFDTRPGDRIVLPAYGCDVRSFLFRTMDLTTLTEFKDILRTAILNWEPRIDVNAIELDTQRSLDGILFVTLDFTLRATNSRSNRVYPLYLQEGTNL, encoded by the coding sequence ATGGCCGCGCAACCCGAGGAGGATGGATTTCTTGGGCGGGGGTGGGCCTTTCCCCCTTCCTTCGACAAGCGCACGAACGCGGTGACGCTGGTGGCCGGGGCCGAGGACATCGATCAGAGCCTGCGCATCCTCTTCGATACCCGCCCCGGGGACCGCATCGTGCTGCCTGCGTATGGGTGCGATGTGCGCAGTTTTCTTTTCCGGACGATGGACCTGACCACGCTCACCGAGTTCAAGGACATCCTGCGCACCGCCATCCTGAACTGGGAGCCCCGCATCGATGTGAATGCGATTGAGCTCGACACGCAGCGCTCCCTGGACGGCATCCTCTTCGTCACCCTGGACTTCACCCTTCGCGCGACGAACAGCCGGAGCAACCGCGTGTATCCGCTGTACTTGCAGGAAGGGACGAACCTCTAG
- a CDS encoding baseplate J/gp47 family protein, with product MSQDTDREGTAQTERLSPLLLTSPPPVEGLPREALLAFSAQFAALLKYYNFDNQEEGSFAPFFEADVQVALAQAASFRPGLMLPRLRRQAARLALTREVGTPEPGLKAYAGLLVPVLATVDGWWRKLPANTPVSFRHELEQTIRLKLAPVLAALLAAAPELQPRVASFAPGVWQGGGVGSGWQESPAAALEAVEDGLTRLAARARQALEVLALQPQNQAPQVALFQAFLQLLEYPRQQVNAFPVRQLRFFYEEVLRQRPRPPVPDRALVSFLLTPEAPATFLPAGTALAAGKDALGQDRVYALVADTQVNAATVARVAVLYVRTPGNGEPPGQETFFSTFDPVPPSADGPPSPPQGFPTFGSDSLAPTAVGFALSSPLLELSGGERDITLEFTLTPPPEPLPTQPLFFQVQLSGLTGWIDCGTLQAEWADGQLTLSLSLDASQPAVVPAQSAVLGPEFPDGPPLLRAQLDQTQTSLSGSGLSQAVLAQVAVSVSVRGLRTLSLASSTGPLVAGRPFPPLGYAPALGASFLMGSRELFLKPLRGLSLHLKWASLPVPLDLGPGVQDDGPSWFTTYYNGYQLAVSDSPDVSAADVYTNASFQVQIDYRRGGQWRCFQTGSTLPLVEPPLAGQDIQLPSCVSLVPPPDAEGHPSPVSLFLSKGSAAICPETTWILTAPAGQTLNVPVPSLPTSMNLGTLPDSGVLRVRLASPTYGFGQSLYPQAAVALALAHAQQLMPKEDKPEEDEPRTLPMALNLPFTPMLEEVSLDYQAHQVLDPLQPETGAFFHLGPLGTQRAEEAGVTLLPALPSGGTLLLGLRGVQPLSPVSCLFVLQDSAVTAVSEPNPDTLSWSSLTAEGWVRLAPAEAPTSGQISEEPVRGVVSDATNGLRQSGLVQFLLPEDTSPWSGQPPGLVWVRGQTDAPENHPATQALLTQAAWCERVLNPLGDPAYDVPLPPGSLTALGEANPSIAGVLQPLPSQGGRRGEDIAALYTRVSERCRHKARAVTPWDYERLVLEAFPWVFSARCLPQVSVSEGRFQRTRARSVLMLVSPRVYTPATLTASAYPPFIEASRLEEIRSFLAARAPASADVQVANPQYETVMIHCTVKAAAKQDPLSVSQRLNAELRAFLSPWIFRPDEARGMAWPTSSQEVLRFIQTRPSVSSVLSFSCSVGQGQPRKWPGIPESPWLLRVSAWQHDLKALSFG from the coding sequence ATGAGCCAGGACACGGACAGAGAAGGGACGGCGCAGACCGAGCGGCTCTCACCGCTGCTGCTCACGTCGCCGCCCCCCGTGGAGGGTCTTCCACGGGAGGCGCTGCTGGCGTTCTCCGCCCAGTTCGCCGCGCTGCTCAAGTATTACAACTTCGACAATCAGGAGGAGGGCAGCTTCGCGCCCTTCTTCGAGGCGGACGTCCAGGTCGCGCTCGCGCAGGCGGCCTCGTTCCGTCCCGGGCTCATGCTGCCCCGGCTGCGCCGACAAGCCGCACGTCTGGCGCTCACGCGCGAGGTGGGCACGCCGGAGCCCGGGTTGAAGGCCTACGCCGGCCTGCTGGTGCCGGTGCTCGCCACCGTCGATGGGTGGTGGCGCAAGCTCCCCGCGAATACCCCCGTGTCGTTCCGGCACGAGTTGGAGCAGACGATCCGGTTGAAGCTGGCGCCCGTGCTGGCCGCGCTGCTGGCCGCCGCGCCGGAGTTGCAGCCTCGGGTGGCCTCGTTCGCCCCGGGGGTCTGGCAGGGAGGCGGGGTTGGAAGTGGATGGCAGGAGAGCCCCGCCGCAGCGTTGGAGGCCGTCGAGGACGGGCTGACCCGTCTGGCCGCGCGCGCCCGGCAGGCGCTCGAGGTGCTCGCCCTCCAGCCGCAGAACCAGGCGCCTCAGGTGGCGCTGTTTCAGGCGTTCCTGCAGCTCCTCGAGTACCCCCGGCAGCAGGTGAATGCCTTCCCGGTGCGGCAGTTGCGCTTCTTCTATGAGGAGGTGCTGCGGCAGCGCCCCCGGCCCCCCGTGCCTGACAGGGCCCTGGTCAGCTTCCTGCTGACCCCGGAGGCGCCCGCCACCTTCCTGCCCGCGGGGACGGCGCTGGCCGCTGGCAAGGATGCGTTGGGGCAGGACAGGGTCTACGCCCTGGTGGCGGACACCCAGGTGAATGCCGCGACCGTGGCCCGCGTGGCGGTGCTGTATGTGCGGACACCCGGTAACGGCGAGCCTCCGGGCCAAGAGACCTTCTTCTCCACGTTCGACCCCGTGCCCCCTTCTGCCGACGGTCCTCCCTCACCGCCTCAGGGCTTCCCCACCTTTGGCTCGGACAGTCTGGCGCCCACGGCGGTGGGGTTCGCCCTCTCCTCTCCCCTCCTGGAGCTGAGCGGTGGCGAGCGGGACATCACCCTCGAGTTCACCCTCACGCCTCCCCCCGAGCCTTTACCCACCCAGCCCCTTTTCTTCCAGGTTCAGCTCAGCGGCCTCACGGGGTGGATCGACTGCGGCACCCTCCAGGCGGAGTGGGCGGATGGGCAGCTCACGCTCTCCCTCTCGCTCGACGCCTCGCAGCCCGCCGTTGTCCCCGCTCAGTCCGCGGTCCTCGGCCCTGAATTCCCCGACGGGCCCCCGCTCCTCCGGGCCCAGCTTGACCAAACACAGACGTCGCTGTCTGGCTCGGGCCTCTCGCAGGCCGTGCTCGCGCAGGTGGCCGTGTCCGTCTCGGTGCGGGGCCTGCGCACGCTCTCGCTTGCCAGCTCCACGGGCCCCTTGGTGGCGGGCAGGCCCTTCCCACCGCTGGGCTACGCGCCTGCCTTGGGGGCCTCTTTCCTGATGGGCAGCCGGGAACTCTTCCTGAAACCCCTGCGCGGCCTGTCCCTGCACTTGAAGTGGGCCAGTCTGCCCGTGCCGCTGGACCTGGGTCCGGGGGTGCAGGACGACGGGCCTTCGTGGTTCACCACCTATTACAACGGCTACCAGCTCGCCGTCTCCGACAGCCCCGACGTCTCCGCCGCGGATGTGTACACGAACGCGTCCTTCCAGGTGCAGATCGACTACCGGCGGGGCGGCCAGTGGCGGTGCTTTCAGACGGGCAGCACGCTCCCACTCGTGGAGCCGCCCCTCGCCGGACAGGATATTCAGCTCCCCTCCTGCGTCAGCCTCGTGCCCCCTCCGGATGCAGAGGGCCATCCGTCCCCCGTGAGCCTCTTTCTCTCGAAGGGGAGCGCCGCCATCTGTCCGGAGACGACCTGGATCCTCACCGCTCCCGCAGGTCAGACGCTGAACGTCCCCGTCCCCTCTCTCCCCACGTCCATGAACCTGGGAACCCTGCCGGACTCCGGCGTCCTGCGCGTGCGCCTCGCCTCGCCGACGTATGGCTTTGGCCAGTCCCTCTATCCCCAGGCCGCGGTCGCACTGGCCCTCGCCCACGCCCAGCAGCTCATGCCGAAAGAGGACAAGCCGGAGGAGGACGAACCCCGCACCCTGCCCATGGCGCTCAACCTCCCCTTCACGCCCATGCTCGAGGAGGTGTCCTTGGACTACCAAGCCCACCAGGTGCTGGATCCGCTCCAGCCGGAGACCGGCGCGTTCTTTCATCTCGGCCCCCTGGGCACGCAACGCGCCGAGGAAGCGGGGGTGACGCTGCTGCCCGCGCTGCCTTCGGGAGGGACGCTCCTGCTCGGCCTGAGGGGCGTTCAGCCGCTGAGCCCGGTCTCCTGTCTCTTCGTGCTCCAAGACTCGGCGGTGACAGCCGTCTCCGAGCCGAACCCGGACACCCTCTCCTGGTCCTCTCTTACCGCCGAGGGGTGGGTGCGCCTTGCTCCGGCCGAGGCGCCGACATCCGGCCAGATCAGCGAAGAGCCCGTGCGGGGCGTCGTGTCCGATGCGACGAATGGGCTGCGGCAGTCGGGCCTCGTCCAGTTCCTGCTCCCAGAGGATACGAGCCCTTGGAGCGGTCAGCCGCCAGGGCTCGTCTGGGTCCGCGGGCAGACCGACGCTCCTGAAAATCATCCGGCGACCCAGGCCTTGCTCACCCAGGCCGCCTGGTGCGAGCGCGTGCTCAATCCGCTCGGGGATCCTGCGTATGACGTGCCCCTGCCGCCCGGCTCCCTCACGGCGCTCGGAGAGGCCAACCCGTCCATCGCCGGGGTGCTCCAGCCGCTGCCCTCTCAGGGAGGCCGGCGCGGCGAGGACATCGCGGCGCTCTACACCCGTGTGAGCGAGCGCTGCCGCCACAAGGCCCGCGCGGTGACACCGTGGGACTATGAGCGGCTCGTGCTGGAGGCGTTCCCCTGGGTGTTCTCCGCTCGCTGCCTGCCTCAGGTGAGCGTCTCGGAGGGCCGCTTCCAGCGCACCCGCGCCCGCTCCGTGCTGATGCTCGTCAGCCCCCGCGTCTACACCCCGGCCACCCTCACCGCCAGCGCCTATCCCCCCTTCATCGAGGCCAGCCGCCTGGAGGAGATCCGCTCCTTCCTCGCGGCGCGCGCTCCCGCCTCCGCGGACGTGCAGGTGGCCAATCCTCAGTACGAGACGGTGATGATCCACTGCACCGTCAAGGCCGCCGCGAAGCAGGATCCCCTCAGCGTTTCCCAGCGGCTCAATGCCGAGCTGCGTGCCTTTCTCTCGCCGTGGATCTTCCGCCCGGACGAGGCGCGCGGCATGGCCTGGCCCACGAGCAGCCAGGAGGTGCTGCGCTTCATCCAGACACGGCCCTCTGTCTCCTCTGTCCTTTCCTTCTCGTGCAGCGTGGGCCAGGGACAGCCCCGGAAGTGGCCCGGCATACCGGAAAGCCCCTGGTTGCTCCGAGTCAGCGCCTGGCAGCATGACCTCAAGGCCTTGAGCTTCGGGTGA
- a CDS encoding PAAR domain-containing protein, which translates to MPPAARLLDMHECPMETPVGPATIPHVGMMIIGPGVPNVLIGSLPAAVLGDTLLCVGPPDVIIKGSATVLISGRPAARMGDNTAHGGQIIMGLPNVLIGG; encoded by the coding sequence ATGCCCCCTGCCGCCCGATTGCTCGATATGCACGAGTGCCCGATGGAGACGCCCGTGGGGCCCGCCACCATTCCTCACGTGGGAATGATGATCATCGGGCCGGGCGTGCCCAACGTCCTCATCGGCAGCCTGCCCGCGGCCGTGCTGGGAGACACCCTCCTGTGCGTGGGCCCACCGGATGTCATCATCAAGGGCTCGGCCACGGTGCTCATCTCGGGACGGCCCGCCGCTCGCATGGGGGACAACACCGCCCATGGAGGGCAGATCATCATGGGACTCCCCAACGTCCTCATTGGAGGTTAG